From Pagrus major chromosome 2, Pma_NU_1.0, one genomic window encodes:
- the fam124b gene encoding protein FAM124A has translation MFRRAAALKRADDENVDSGAETAESDCSRMSSGIEVMSGRARQQRQRQQPLLPMNLHLLANPGDSLLLQHTLDRLLRWLCPSLRIFHVSERASPLRNYTRLSPVAGYPSLAITFFLHEAYGEERILKVLDFFQRPPWQYHHTESCGKRTGGIHITSSSSPNNALMRPYLLPSRDFYSLGAGMPVWGVRPVHCGGEILRVTLYSGYDNYEDAVRLYETVLQRQAEEQKTGFCWFTLHSEPGLCLQLAIKQLSPGVRVEPCTSAVLQFSVEEIGQLVPLLPNPCTPISTTRWQTEDLDSNKVLFQVKTPAQPQRPLTCAFPLTCPSVSPRGMQLRSSAQSPCSLTTPLPWQTHRQGHRPHSDPFLEKLHGGGGGAESLGSGSCCSTPPGSSCYSSQRSSPAPPSTTNHPDSPLRPSITRSLSHLLLEEDEEEPETNVDTGVPISLSHSDTAVKTIARSSSMDYSEYFRSERPAAVGASAGEGLAKELIECLPQTHMHPHSASRTWGSGGCIDAARMGCGSRTVAAGQSPSKGLVVENRTTAELLSALTNNEDVDEFFI, from the exons ATGTTTCGAAGAGCGGCGGCGTTAAAGAGAGCCGACGATGAAAACGTGGACTCCGGAGCTGAAACTGCCGA ATCTGACTGCAGCAGGATGTCGTCGGGCA TTGAAGTCATGAGCGGTCGGGCGaggcagcagcggcagcggcagcagccGCTCCTGCCTATGAACTTGCATCTGCTGGCCAATCCAGGagactcactgctgctgcagcacaccCTGGATCGCCTCCTTCGCTGGCTCTGCCCAAGCCTCCGCATCTTCCATGTGTCAGAGAGGGCCTCACCATTAAGAAATTACACTCGCCTCTCTCCTGTGGCAG GCTACCCTTCTCTGGCCATCACTTTCTTCCTCCATGAGGCTTATGGAGAGGAGCGAATCCTCAAAGTGCTTGACTTCTTTCAGCGTCCGCCTTGGCAGTACCACCACACCGAGAGCTGTGGCAAACGAACTGGAGGGATCCACATTACCTCCAGCAGCTCCCCCAATAATGCCCTGATGCGGCCCTACCTCCTGCCAAGCAGAGACTTCTACAGTTTGGGTGCAGGGATGCCTGTGTGGGGCGTTCGTCCGGTGCACTGTGGAGGAGAAATACTGCGTGTGACACTGTACAGTGGATATGACAACTATGAGGATGCTGTGCGGCTCTATGAGACTGTGCTGCAGCGACAGGCAGAGGAGCAGAAGACAGGCTTCTGCTGGTTCACTCTCCATAGTG AGCCTGGGCTGTGCTTGCAGCTGGCTATAAAACAGTTGTCACCAGGGGTTCGTGTGGAGCCTTGCACCTCTGCCGTGCTGCAGTTCAGTGTGGAAGAAATTGGCCAGCTAGTGCCTCTGTTGCCCAACCCCTGTACCCCCATCAGCACTACACGCTGGCAGACAGAAGACCTGGATAGCAATAAGGTTCTCTTCCAG GTGAAAACCCCAGCTCAACCTCAGCGACCTCTGACCTGTGCTTTCCCCCTGACCTGCCCCAGTGTGTCCCCTCGAGGTATGCAGCTCAGGAGCTCAGCACAGTCCCCCTGCAGCCTTACAACACCCCTGCCCTGGCAAACACACAGGCAAG GCCACAGACCACACAGTGACCCTTTCCTGGAGAAGCTTcatggaggaggtggtggagcagAGAGTCTGGGATCAGGAAGCTGCTGTAGCACTCCTCCAGGCAGCTCCTGTTACTCATCCCAGCGTAGCAGCCCTGCACCGCCCTCAACCACCAATCACCCTGACTCTCCTCTGCGCCCCTCCATCACACGTTCTCTCTCCCATCTCCTCttggaagaggatgaggaggagccAGAGACCAACGTAGACACGGGAGTCCCCATCTCACTATCACACTCTGACACAGCCGTCAAAACAATCGCCCGCTCTTCCTCCATGGACTATTCAGAGTATTTCCGCTCTGAGAGACCTGCAGCTGTCGGGGCTTCAGCTGGTGAGGGTCTGGCCAAGGAGCTGATTGAATGTctgccacagacacacatgcaccctCACAGCGCCTCAAGGACATGGGGCTCTGGCGGCTGTATAGATGCAGCTAGGATGGGCTGTGGTAGCAGGACTGTGGCTGCAGGACAAAGCCCCTCTAAAGGGCTTGTGGTGGAGAACAGAACTACTGCTGAGCTTCTCTCAGCACTCACAAACAATGAGGATGTCGATGAGTTCTTCATCTAA
- the taf15 gene encoding TATA-binding protein-associated factor 2N isoform X2, which translates to MATDSGYGGSQSYGSYTGQQSGQAYGQDGYGQSQPQSYDNYSGQESSGYGDKPSYGQQGSYGGQSQGGDGYGQQSSYGSQGQSGGSGGGSGGGSGYGRWSEGESGGQGGRFGRDQGDRSEGGGYRGRGRGSYDRGGYDRSGGYDRSGGYDRGGRGGPPGMGGGDRGGYKNYGGSRDYGSRDEPAGEQDNSDNNTIFVQGLGEEATVQEVGDYFKQIGIIKVNKKTGQPMINIYSDKATGRPKGEATVSFDDPPSAKAAIDWFDGKEFSGKPIKVSFATRRAEFTQRGGGGGGGGGGGRGGRGGFRGRGGGGGPNFDIKGGDWPCPNSSCGNMNFARRQECNKCGAPKPGDAGGFGGGDRGSRGGYGGDRGGGFRGRGGGFRGGDRGGYGGGGGGGGFGGGYKMGGRGDRRDDRRDRPY; encoded by the exons ATGGCCACTG ATTCAGGCTACGGTGGCTCACAAAG CTACGGGTCGTACACCGGTCAGCAGAGTGGACAG GCTTACGGTCAAG ATGGTTATGGCCAGTCTCAGCCGCAGAGCTACGATAACTACAGCGGACAGGAATCATCTGG GTATGGGGACAAGCCGTCTTATGGGCAGCAAGGTTCCTATGGTGGCCAGAGTCAAGGAGGAGACGGTTATGGACAGCAAAGCTCATATGGTAGCCAGGGACAAAGTGGTGGCAGTGGCGGTGGCAGCGGCGGTGGCAGCGGCTATGGAAGATGGAGTGAAG GTGAAAGTGGTGGTCAGGGTGGGAGGTTTGGACGTGACCAAGGGGACCGCTCAGAAGGAGGGGGCTACAGAGGGCGAGGCCGTGGCAGCTATGACCGTGGCGGTTACGACCGCAGTGGTGGATATGACCGCAGTGGTGGATACGACCGTGGCGGAAGAGGAGGACCTCCTGGTATGGG AGGTGGTGACCGTGGTGGCTACAAAAATTACGGTG GATCTCGAGACTACGGCTCAAGGGATGAACCAG CTGGTGAGCAGGACAACTCTGACAACAACACCATTTTTGTCCAGGGACTGGGAGAAGAAGCCACAGTACAGGAAGTCGGCGACTACTTCAAGCAAATTGGTATTATCAAG GTAAACAAGAAGACTGGCCAGCCAATGATCAACATCTACTCTGACAAGGCCACTGGTCGGCCAAAGGGAGAAGCTACAGTGTCGTTTGATGACCCACCTTCTGCCAAAGCTGCTATTGATTGGTTTGATG GAAAGGAGTTCAGTGGCAAACCTATCAAAGTATCATTTGCCACCCGCAGAGCTGAGTTCACACAGCGAGGAggcggtggaggtggaggaggaggaggaggaaggggtggACGAGGAG GTTTCAGAGgtcgtggtggtggtggaggccCCAACTTTGACATTAAGGGAGGAGACTGGCCCTGCCCCAACAG CTCATGTGGCAACATGAATTTTGCACGACGACAAGAGTGTAACAAGTGTGGTGCACCCAAACCAGGAGATGCAGGAGGATtcggaggaggag ATCGTGGAAGCAGAGGTGGTTATGGTGGTGACAGAGGTGGTGGCTTCAGAGGACGTGGAGGAGGTTTCCGTGGGGGAGACCGTGGCGGCTACggaggtggtggtggcggcggcggATTCGGCGGTGGCTACAAAATGGGAGGAAG AGGTGACCGCAGAGACGACAGAAGAGACCGGCCATACTAA
- the mmp28 gene encoding LOW QUALITY PROTEIN: matrix metalloproteinase-28 (The sequence of the model RefSeq protein was modified relative to this genomic sequence to represent the inferred CDS: deleted 1 base in 1 codon) — translation MRHAGSGVLIAWSSRNEPPTSGPAWSGRDMRAAWILTVSVLISAQTAGGSPLVPEPEVFLEKYGYLHPDNHIHSTAEIQSAICDFQWLSRLPVTGELDGATLRQMSEPRCGVSDEGSQQIWAQRVNAIFTGKRQRRRRRSAGQVEKWYKRHLTYQIVNWPRHLSLGSVRLAVHAAFQLWSNVSGLVFQEAPEGPADIRLAFYEGDHNDGASNAFDGPGGTLAHAFLPRRGEAHFDRAERWTLNGHKGHNLFMVTAHEIGHTLGLEHSPVRHALMSPYYRKLGRSLVLSWDDIIAVQQLYGKPSGDRPVRLPGQVLHAALQEWEFTELHSGHQSTGQPLYCQGVFDAITIDQNETVLVFRGSVYWTVSSEGVVSNPLPLRQRWPDLPPAIEAAAFSPLDSKWYFFKGKRMWRYTGTVLDPGFPRQSIELGLPRHPDCAFYYAPLGHMVIFKGSRYSVLNLKTLHQEPYYPRRLIDWTGVPQGTNGALTRPDGRLYLFREQRFWRFDPVKVRITREGQWAKDLSWTGCSGAPQSNNIL, via the exons ATGCGCCACGCAGGGAGCGGCGTGCTGATCGCGTGGTCGTCCCGCAATGAGCCGCCGACCTCCGGACCGGCGTGGAGC GGACGGGACATGAGGGCAGCCTGGATCCTGACTGTGAGCGTCCTCATCTCCGCTCAGACTGCCGGAGGATCACCGCTGGTCCCGGAGCCAGAG GTTTTTCTGGAAAAGTACGGCTACCTCCACCCAGACAACCACATCCACAGTACAGCAGAGATACAGTCGGCTATCTG CGACTTCCAGTGGTTGTCCCGACTTCCTGTCACAGGTGAGCTGGACGGAGCCACCCTGAGACAGATGTCGGAGCCTCGCTGCGGGGTGTCGGATGAGGGCAGCCAGCAGATCTGGGCTCAGAGGGTAAACGCCATCTTCACTGGAAAGAGACAGCGGCGCAGGAGGCGCTCTGCTGGACAAG TCGAGAAGTGGTACAAACGTCATCTGACCTATCAGATAGTGAACTGGCCTCGCCACCTGTCTCTGGGCTCTGTGCGGCTGGCGGTGCACGCTGCCTTCCAGCTGTGGAGCAACGTGTCGGGCCTGGTGTTCCAGGAGGCCCCTGAAGGTCCCGCAGACATCCGGCTGGCCTTTTATGAGGGAGACCACAACGACGGGGCGAGCAACGCCTTCGACGGGCCAG GAGGAACTCTGGCTCACGCCTTCCTGCCTCGCCGGGGGGAGGCCCACTTCGACCGGGCGGAGAGGTGGACGCTAAACGGACACAAGGGACACAACCTGTTCATGGTGACCGCCCACGAGATCGGACACACTCTGGGACTGGAGCACTCTCCTGTCCGTCACGCTCTGATGTCGCCGTACTACAGGAAGCTGGGGCGCAGCCTGGTGCTGAGCTGGGACGACATCATCGCGGTGCAGCAGCTCTACG GTAAACCGTCAGGCGATCGCCCCGTGAGGCTGCCAGGCCAGGTTTTGCACGCCGCGCTTCAGGAGTGGGAGTTCACAGAGCTTCACAGCGGGCATCAGAGCACAGGGCAGCCTCTCTACTGCCAGGGCGTCTTCGATGCCATCACTATAG ACCAGAATGAGACAGTGCTGGTGTTTCGGGGCAGCGTCTACTGGACGGTGTCGTCCGAAGGCGTCGTGAGCAACCCGCTGCCTCTCCGTCAGCGCTGGCCTGACCTCCCTCCGGCCATCGAGGCTGCTGCCTTCTCCCCGCTGGACTCCAAGTGGTATTTTTTCAAAG GGAAGCGGATGTGGCGCTACACCGGCACTGTGCTGGACCCTGGCTTCCCTAGGCAGAGCATTGAGTTGGGGCTTCCTCGCCACCCCGACTGTGCCTTCTACTACGCTCCTCTGGGTCACATGGTCATCTTCAAGGGCTCCCGCTACTCTGTGCTCAACCTCAAAACCCTGCACCAAGAGCCCTACTACCCCCGCAGGCTAATAGACTGGACTGGTGTGCCACAGGGGACCAATGGGGCGCTGACCCGCCCAGACGGACGCCTCTACCTGTTCAGAGAACAGCGCTTTTGGAGATTTGACCCGGTCAAAGTGCGAATTACCAGAGAGGGCCAGTGGGCCAAGGACCTGAGCTGGACTGGCTGCAGCGGTGCCCCTCAGAGCAATAACATACTTTGA
- the taf15 gene encoding TATA-binding protein-associated factor 2N isoform X1, with product MATDSGYGGSQSYGSYTGQQSGQAYGQGNGSGSYGGQSYSGYGQQDGYGQSQPQSYDNYSGQESSGYGDKPSYGQQGSYGGQSQGGDGYGQQSSYGSQGQSGGSGGGSGGGSGYGRWSEGESGGQGGRFGRDQGDRSEGGGYRGRGRGSYDRGGYDRSGGYDRSGGYDRGGRGGPPGMGGGDRGGYKNYGGSRDYGSRDEPAGEQDNSDNNTIFVQGLGEEATVQEVGDYFKQIGIIKVNKKTGQPMINIYSDKATGRPKGEATVSFDDPPSAKAAIDWFDGKEFSGKPIKVSFATRRAEFTQRGGGGGGGGGGGRGGRGGFRGRGGGGGPNFDIKGGDWPCPNSSCGNMNFARRQECNKCGAPKPGDAGGFGGGDRGSRGGYGGDRGGGFRGRGGGFRGGDRGGYGGGGGGGGFGGGYKMGGRGDRRDDRRDRPY from the exons ATGGCCACTG ATTCAGGCTACGGTGGCTCACAAAG CTACGGGTCGTACACCGGTCAGCAGAGTGGACAG GCTTACGGTCAAGGTAATGGCAGTGGCTCTTATGGGGGACAGAGTTACAGCGGCTATGGACAGCAAG ATGGTTATGGCCAGTCTCAGCCGCAGAGCTACGATAACTACAGCGGACAGGAATCATCTGG GTATGGGGACAAGCCGTCTTATGGGCAGCAAGGTTCCTATGGTGGCCAGAGTCAAGGAGGAGACGGTTATGGACAGCAAAGCTCATATGGTAGCCAGGGACAAAGTGGTGGCAGTGGCGGTGGCAGCGGCGGTGGCAGCGGCTATGGAAGATGGAGTGAAG GTGAAAGTGGTGGTCAGGGTGGGAGGTTTGGACGTGACCAAGGGGACCGCTCAGAAGGAGGGGGCTACAGAGGGCGAGGCCGTGGCAGCTATGACCGTGGCGGTTACGACCGCAGTGGTGGATATGACCGCAGTGGTGGATACGACCGTGGCGGAAGAGGAGGACCTCCTGGTATGGG AGGTGGTGACCGTGGTGGCTACAAAAATTACGGTG GATCTCGAGACTACGGCTCAAGGGATGAACCAG CTGGTGAGCAGGACAACTCTGACAACAACACCATTTTTGTCCAGGGACTGGGAGAAGAAGCCACAGTACAGGAAGTCGGCGACTACTTCAAGCAAATTGGTATTATCAAG GTAAACAAGAAGACTGGCCAGCCAATGATCAACATCTACTCTGACAAGGCCACTGGTCGGCCAAAGGGAGAAGCTACAGTGTCGTTTGATGACCCACCTTCTGCCAAAGCTGCTATTGATTGGTTTGATG GAAAGGAGTTCAGTGGCAAACCTATCAAAGTATCATTTGCCACCCGCAGAGCTGAGTTCACACAGCGAGGAggcggtggaggtggaggaggaggaggaggaaggggtggACGAGGAG GTTTCAGAGgtcgtggtggtggtggaggccCCAACTTTGACATTAAGGGAGGAGACTGGCCCTGCCCCAACAG CTCATGTGGCAACATGAATTTTGCACGACGACAAGAGTGTAACAAGTGTGGTGCACCCAAACCAGGAGATGCAGGAGGATtcggaggaggag ATCGTGGAAGCAGAGGTGGTTATGGTGGTGACAGAGGTGGTGGCTTCAGAGGACGTGGAGGAGGTTTCCGTGGGGGAGACCGTGGCGGCTACggaggtggtggtggcggcggcggATTCGGCGGTGGCTACAAAATGGGAGGAAG AGGTGACCGCAGAGACGACAGAAGAGACCGGCCATACTAA
- the taf15 gene encoding TATA-binding protein-associated factor 2N isoform X3: MDSKMVMASLSRRATITTADRNHLGMGTSRLMGSKVPMVARVKEETVMDSKAHMVARDKVVAVAVAAAVAAAMEDGVKVKVVVRVGGLDVTKGTAQKEGATEGEAVAAMTVAVTTAVVDMTAVVDTTVAEEEDLLVWGSRDYGSRDEPAGEQDNSDNNTIFVQGLGEEATVQEVGDYFKQIGIIKVNKKTGQPMINIYSDKATGRPKGEATVSFDDPPSAKAAIDWFDGKEFSGKPIKVSFATRRAEFTQRGGGGGGGGGGGRGGRGGFRGRGGGGGPNFDIKGGDWPCPNSSCGNMNFARRQECNKCGAPKPGDAGGFGGGDRGSRGGYGGDRGGGFRGRGGGFRGGDRGGYGGGGGGGGFGGGYKMGGRGDRRDDRRDRPY; encoded by the exons ATGGACAGCAAG ATGGTTATGGCCAGTCTCAGCCGCAGAGCTACGATAACTACAGCGGACAGGAATCATCTGG GTATGGGGACAAGCCGTCTTATGGGCAGCAAGGTTCCTATGGTGGCCAGAGTCAAGGAGGAGACGGTTATGGACAGCAAAGCTCATATGGTAGCCAGGGACAAAGTGGTGGCAGTGGCGGTGGCAGCGGCGGTGGCAGCGGCTATGGAAGATGGAGTGAAG GTGAAAGTGGTGGTCAGGGTGGGAGGTTTGGACGTGACCAAGGGGACCGCTCAGAAGGAGGGGGCTACAGAGGGCGAGGCCGTGGCAGCTATGACCGTGGCGGTTACGACCGCAGTGGTGGATATGACCGCAGTGGTGGATACGACCGTGGCGGAAGAGGAGGACCTCCTGGTATGGG GATCTCGAGACTACGGCTCAAGGGATGAACCAG CTGGTGAGCAGGACAACTCTGACAACAACACCATTTTTGTCCAGGGACTGGGAGAAGAAGCCACAGTACAGGAAGTCGGCGACTACTTCAAGCAAATTGGTATTATCAAG GTAAACAAGAAGACTGGCCAGCCAATGATCAACATCTACTCTGACAAGGCCACTGGTCGGCCAAAGGGAGAAGCTACAGTGTCGTTTGATGACCCACCTTCTGCCAAAGCTGCTATTGATTGGTTTGATG GAAAGGAGTTCAGTGGCAAACCTATCAAAGTATCATTTGCCACCCGCAGAGCTGAGTTCACACAGCGAGGAggcggtggaggtggaggaggaggaggaggaaggggtggACGAGGAG GTTTCAGAGgtcgtggtggtggtggaggccCCAACTTTGACATTAAGGGAGGAGACTGGCCCTGCCCCAACAG CTCATGTGGCAACATGAATTTTGCACGACGACAAGAGTGTAACAAGTGTGGTGCACCCAAACCAGGAGATGCAGGAGGATtcggaggaggag ATCGTGGAAGCAGAGGTGGTTATGGTGGTGACAGAGGTGGTGGCTTCAGAGGACGTGGAGGAGGTTTCCGTGGGGGAGACCGTGGCGGCTACggaggtggtggtggcggcggcggATTCGGCGGTGGCTACAAAATGGGAGGAAG AGGTGACCGCAGAGACGACAGAAGAGACCGGCCATACTAA